The Triticum aestivum cultivar Chinese Spring chromosome 5A, IWGSC CS RefSeq v2.1, whole genome shotgun sequence genomic sequence CACTTGAGGAAGAAACACTTTGATCATCATAAATACTCCAAATATTGTTATACATTTTTAATGGTAATTTCACCCATAGTAACATTTCCAGGTGTATGAACAGCTATTTCAGTCAAGCATATGTATGTTCATCTTAAGCATATGTTCAGGAAAATTTACAGTTATACAGTCAAGCATATTGTATGTTCATCTCAAGCTAATAGTAGTTGAACATTGGAGATCAAAGCATAATGTATGCCCAATGCTGTTTCAATGTGTGGTTGCTCTCTCAAATTACATGGCTAACAGTAGTTTTAAAATCACCAAGGACGCATCTGTACTCGTCTAGCAAGCTCACCTGAGATCAACGGAAGCAGCATCCGTACTCGTACTCCATTCCTCTGCACCAAGTCCTCCTCCAATCGCTGCACAATCCAAGGCGACAAGAACAAAACCAGCTCAGCTGCTTGCTTCACCAAACAATGTTCGAGCTAGCCTTCTTCCTGGTGCACACGGTTCGAGCTGGCCCTACTGAATACAGCAATGTAGAGAGCATCAAGAAAAATGAACTTCAGTCCATGAAAGTGCAGAGTTTAAGCTCTATTCAGCAAATGAAAGCAGCAATACAAGGGTCTGGGCCGGCTAAAGTAAACATTCGACCTCTCTTGCTCGATGGTCTCGACGGGGGTGGGCAGGAGCGCGAGCCTCCAGAGCGTTGTGGCGTCGCGCACCTCCTCGAGCACCTCTGGCATCTTGACCAGCCGGCCCGCGGTGGAGGCGAGCGAGATGACGGCGTTGGCGTCGACGACGGGTGGACAGGGGCCAGGCCGGTCGAGTTGGCGCAACTGGACACGATCCGGCTCACCGCCTGCGCGGACGACTCCTTGGCCACCGTCTCTCGGCGCGCCATCACGGCCGCACCCCACGCCACGggtgccggggcggcggcggcggggggaggcgGGGGCGGAAGGCAGCGTAGCCGACCGCCGAGCCAAGGGCCCGCCACGCTTCTTCCATCAACGCTAGGAGGGACGGGGTGGGCGCGAGCAGGAGAtgcggcgggaggaagaagaaatgaTTTTTGGGGAAAAAGAGGAGAGATTCGGGAGGCAGGCAAGGGAGGCAGGGATTCTACGCGAGGCAGAAGGGAGCGGCGGAAGAGGCAGCTGCGGCGGTGGTGGAGGACACACGGGAGAGCAGGAGAGCTCCGGCGTCCATGCGCCTGTGTCGGAGCGGCGGAGTGTCGACTGGAGAAGACGAGGAGTGCGGGTTATGTCGGAAGTCTGGGGAGGAGTATTTTGCAAAAACGTTACGGAGACAActtttcccggacggagggagtaccatgtgaggaataaatcgaatttggttgtactaaatacatgagaaacaaatacaattgctatattttcaagttgttaagcatgcttggtctggttaattgtctgatcttctattaggagtatgttatattgtgtaatgtggtgctcagttaacgtttggtttatttgttgtggtgtttagttaactgcttggttcaattctgcaatgtgatgttcaattgttgtggctgcattcttttattgtatgccatgtgaggaataaatcgaatttggctgtactaaatacatgagaaacaaatataatttctatatttccaagttgttaagcatgcttgatttggttaaatgtctgatcttctattaggagtatgttatattgtgcaatgtggtgcttagttaacgtttggttcatttattgtggtgttcagttaactgtttggttcaattctgcaatgcgatgttcaattgttgtggctgtattctcttattgtataccatgtgaggaataaattaaatttggctgcacttaatacatgaaaaacatatacaagtgctatattttttagttcttaatcatgcttggtttgaatAAATACTACGTTCCTAACAAAACTTAGTTTGTGTTGGCAGCACAAATTAATTCACACTAAAGCACGAGTTGCTACTAGCTGGAAGCATAGATTTTCCCTAAAAAAAGGTCGAAACCTATCAAAATGTGATATAGCTTCGAAGATCCCAATGTGAGAAATGTTTGCGAGTTCAACAAttttttcatgaattcaaaaaatgttcaggaatcgTAATAAAAAATCACAAGTTTCCAAAAAATTTATGAATTCAGAAAATAAAAGTGATTTTGAACTAATGTTTGCAAATTCAAAAGATGTTCATGAAATCAAAATGTTATTGAATTTTAAAGACacacaaattaaaaaaaaaagTTTCTTGAATTATAGAAAGTATTACCAGATTTCATAAGTTTCACTAATTTgggaaatgttcatgaatttcgaaAAAATATTGTGAAATTCAACAAATGTCCGTGAATTTCTAAATATTTTATGGActgaatttttttcacaaaatttgAAAAACTTTCAGAAACTTTAAAATTGTTAATGGATCAATGAAACATTTGTGAgtctcaaaaaatgttcacaaactcaaaatttgaacaaataaatataaggataAAGGGAACACAAAATGAagtaataaaaagaaataaagaattAATAAAAAACGAAATACCGAAAACTAAAAAATACTCAAAAAGAACGCACCCTTTGCTTATTGAATATGGTGTGCGTTTGACTGGTATCCATTGCGTTAGCTGGCCATAGGTGTAGCCTTCGCACCCTTTGCTTCTTTTTGTTTTAATTTTACCTCCTTTATACACATATTAGTTAATTATCCATGTGTTACAATTTGGGCATACATATTCTACTGGTTCAACATCCATCTTGTCTTACAAATATCTTATGCTCACCATATTCTTTATTTTGGTAAGATTTAATTTGATTTGTGTATGAGCAGGAAAAGGCAAGGAAAGTTTTGCTTTAGTTAAGCCTTTGATAAGATTTAATTTGATTTGGGTACGTAGGGAATGCAATGAAAGTTTTGATTTAGTTGAGATTTAATAAAATTTATTTAATTTGATTGAATTAATGTAATACATGGTTTTTAGAAATCATAAATTTTGTTTAGATTACTCGAAATTCCTGTTGGTTTTTTTTCTACTGCACCGATTAagatttacaaaaagaatcaacaagAAATAAAAGGGGGAGGGATACGTGGGAAGAAAAATTGCGGAGAAGCCAAGGCAAACCCACCAACTCCCTTTTGTTTGGTGATTCAACCAACTCCCTTTTAATAGTAGATAtttcaaaatattccaaaaagtataAAAATAATATGCATCAAATATTTAAATAAATCATCATAAAAGAAAAAATATACTCGCAAAAAATGAGCACAAACTTTAAAAACAACTATTTGCCTTTTTAATTAAAAAATATGGCATTTCAATACTTTCACACATTTATAAAAATGATCATGACATTTAGAAAAATATTATTACCATCCACGAAAATGTTTACGTGCTGAAAAAATTATTCATGGCATTTTCTAGAAAATGTACATGAGAAGTGAAAAATTGTTTGACCAATTTTTTGAAATGTCTATGACATATAAAAACTGTTAGTATGTATTTAAAAACAGAGGCACAGCATTTATGGAAATGTTCACATGTTAGAGAAATTGTTTGTGCATTTAAAAAAATGGTCACCtatttaaaaatatgttcatgattttttagATGTTCTAGAAATGTAAAATTTTGTTTACAGGCTTTTTTAACATTTTCATAGCATATACAAGATATTTATACCATTTTTCAAAATGTTCATTCCACCTGGAATGTGTTCATAAAAATGTAAAATTGCTattcatgcaatttaaaaaaatcatgacgtGTAAAAATCACTGTACACTAAAACGGAAAATGATTAAAAGAGTTTGTAGACATGCACTGACGTATTAACAAGGATGAAGAAAACGGCAAGAAACAAAGACATAGTTTTTTCTTTTGCATCCGCATGTTTATTAATCTTTTTAACATAGTGTAATCGATAGATGCTTACATATATGCATATACATTCATTATTTCGAATGTACACATGCACACTGTAAACTCATGAGCACTTTCGATATACTAAGCCCACACCACATTTTGAAATTGATAAAGTCATCACATATaagcaaaacaagaaaaaaacatacAAGAAGCAAAGGCAGAGTTGTAAGTGAAGATTTCATGACTTTGAAGCTACAATAATGACACATCAGTATGTGCAAGTGAGTCATAACAAATCCGTGTATATATAATACACACACTTATACACTTGACCCACACACAAACAATATAGCACGTGAGTTTGGCCCCTCATCCAATCCGACGTGCGCGGGAACAGTAAAACATGACACATGAGGAACGCATGCCCGCTCCATAGCTCGTGAGCTGAACGTGCTCTACAGCAGCGCCGGCGACATGGCCGGGCTTGCCGCGCCCACCGCTGTCTCCTCCTtcttgtcctgcgaaaggaacggcGCCTCGGCGTTGGCGTCGGTGCAGTAGAGGCACGGGTGCTGCTCGAACCCCTGCTCTTCCAGCACCGCCCTGGCCTTCGCCACGAGCTCCCGGTTGCTCAGCGGCGCCTGGTGCGCCGCCAGCACGCTCTGCACCGCGCTGCTGAACGCCCCGCATGCCTTGCCTCCGCTGGCCTCGTACGCCGGCACGTCCGCAGAGGTCTCGTTCGTCTGGCACCCGCTCAGCAGGATGCCCTCGTCCGGGCGCGGCGGCGttggcgccggtgcgggcgtggtGGACAGGGCGctgccgttgccgccgccgccgtgaaCGTGGAACTTGGCGCTGGCGTCGGCGCCGAAGAGCGCCACGAGGTGGTCGGCGACGTGGTGGGAGGAAGGCATGCCCGAGACGGCGGAGAGGTGGTCCAGGAGCGCGCCGTAGGGAAGGAACCGGGCGGTGCGCGCGGACGGCGCGCCGGGGCCGGAGCCGACGGAGGGCCCGATCTGCTCCTTCTCCTGGTCGATGAGGCCGCCGCTGTGGCACGAGTCGGACACAATGGTGAAGCTCGCGCCCGGCGGCACCCGGTCCACCAGCTGCCGGAAGTCCACGTCCGTGATGAGGTTGAAGTCGGTGGGCACGATGgcctcctcctccgcgccgccgtcgccgtggcgcggcgggACGAGCGTGCCGTGGCCGCTGTAGTGGAAGAAGAGCACGtccccgggggcggcgcgggcgACCATGTCCGCGAGCGCGCGGCGGATGTTGGCCCCCGTCGGGAGCACCTCGGCGCCGCGCCCGTCCCCGTCGGTGAGCACGGCGACGTCGGCCGGCGCGAAGCCGAAGCGGGCGACGAGGGCGGCCCGCACGGCGTCGACGTCGTTGATGCAGCCGCGGAGCTCGTAGCGCGTGCCCACGTAGTTGCAGCCCACCAGCGTGGCCAGCCTcttgctcgcctccccctccatcTTCTTGCGTGTGTTCCGATCCAATGTACGTAGCTAGCTTCGTCACCTCAGCAATGGATGAAGAGACCAGCAGGCTACCGTGTGCAGATGTGCGAATGTCCCCGACGATCGTGAACTCGTTATATGGAGGCTTCTTCTCTGTTGCTTGACTGTGGATGCAATGCAAGAAACGTGTGCACGGGGTTAAGCAATCCATTTCTGCATATCGTTTCTG encodes the following:
- the LOC123103101 gene encoding metacaspase-9, encoding MEGEASKRLATLVGCNYVGTRYELRGCINDVDAVRAALVARFGFAPADVAVLTDGDGRGAEVLPTGANIRRALADMVARAAPGDVLFFHYSGHGTLVPPRHGDGGAEEEAIVPTDFNLITDVDFRQLVDRVPPGASFTIVSDSCHSGGLIDQEKEQIGPSVGSGPGAPSARTARFLPYGALLDHLSAVSGMPSSHHVADHLVALFGADASAKFHVHGGGGNGSALSTTPAPAPTPPRPDEGILLSGCQTNETSADVPAYEASGGKACGAFSSAVQSVLAAHQAPLSNRELVAKARAVLEEQGFEQHPCLYCTDANAEAPFLSQDKKEETAVGAASPAMSPALL